From the genome of Pelobates fuscus isolate aPelFus1 chromosome 6, aPelFus1.pri, whole genome shotgun sequence, one region includes:
- the LOC134614325 gene encoding histone H2B 1.1, which produces MPEPAKSAPAPKKGSKKAVTKTQKKDGKKRRKSRKESYAIYVYKVLKQVHPDTGISSKAMGIMNSFVNDIFERIAGEASRLAHYNKRSTITSREIQTAVRLLLPGELAKHAVSEGTKAVTKYTSAK; this is translated from the coding sequence ATGCCTGAACCAGCCAAGTCCGCTCCCGCACCCAAGAAGGGCTCTAAAAAAGCCGTGACCAAGACCCAGAAGAAGGATGGGAAGAAGCGcagaaagagcaggaaggagagctatgccatctacgtgtacaaggtgctgaaACAGGTCCACCCCGACACCGGTATCTCCTCCAAGGCCATGGGGATCATGAactcctttgtcaatgatatcttCGAGCGCATCGCAGGGGAAGCCTCCCGTCTGGCTCACTATAACAAgcgctccaccatcacctcccgggAGATCCAGACCGCTGTACGGCTCTTACTGCCCGGAGAGCTGGCCAAACACGCCGTGTCTGAGGGCACCAAGGCAGTGACCaagtacaccagcgccaagtaa
- the LOC134614324 gene encoding histone H2A type 2-B has protein sequence MSGRGKQGGKVRAKAKTRSSRAGLQFPVGRVHRLLRKGNYAERVGAGAPVYLAAVLEYLTAEILELAGNAARDNKKTRIIPRHLQLAVRNDEELNKLLGGVTIAQGGVLPNIQAVLLPKKTDSHKPAKSK, from the coding sequence ATGTCAGGAAGAGGCAAACAGGGCGGCAAAGTCAGGGCTAAAGCCAAGACCCGATCATCCAGAGCAGGTCTGCAGTTCCCAGTCGGCCGTGTCCACAGGCTGCTCAGAAAGGGCAATTATGCCGAGCGGGTTGGAGCCGGAGCTCCGGtctatctggctgcagtgctggagtatCTGACCGCCGAGATCCTGGAACTGGCTGGGAATGCAGCCCGAGACAACAAGAAGACCCGCATCATCCCCCGCCATCTGCAGCTCGCTGTGCGCAACGACGAGGAGCTCAACAAACTGCTCGGAGGGGTCACCATAGCCCAGGGTGGGGTATTGCCCAATATCCAGGCTGTTTTACTGCCCAAGAAAACCGACAGCCACAAGCCAGCCAAGAGCAAGTAA
- the LOC134614326 gene encoding histone H4, translating into MSGRGKGGKGLGKGGAKRHRKVLRDNIQGITKPAIRRLARRGGVKRISGLIYEETRGVLKVFLENVIRDAVTYTEHAKRKTVTAMDVVYALKRQGRTLYGFGG; encoded by the coding sequence ATGTCTGGTCGCGGTAAAGGAGGGAAAGGGCTCGGTAAAGGTGGTGCCAAGCGGCACAGGAAGGTGCTCCGTGATAACATCCAGGGGATCACTAAACCGGCTATCCGCCGTTTGGCTCGCAGAGGAGGTGTCAAGCGAATCTCCGGCCTCATTTACGAGGAGACTCGAGGAGTGCTGAAAGTCTTCCTGGAGAACGTTATCCGCGATGCCGTCACATACACCGAGCACGCCAAGAGGAAGACGGTCACCGCCATGGACGTGGTGTACGCGCTGAAACGCCAGGGCCGCACTCTCTACGGTTTCGGAGGTTAA